The DNA window CTCGTCGCCAACGGGGTTAGGGAAGGCAATTCTGGGTTAACGGTTAGCCACGCCTCATGAAATGTTCCAATTACCATGCATAGACTTACCGAGGAGGTCCGGACTCGCCCTTGGGAGCCTCGTGGATGTGAGTGGCCGTGTTGGCGGGAGACTGGTAGTCTCCACGGAATCCGTAGAGAGTGATGTTGTAGCAAATAATGTCCTCGTGGGAGTTGATGCCGAATTTGAAGAGGCCCTTACTTCCCTTGAGACCGCCAGTGAACTCGTTGTCGGCGTTCACGACCTGGTCAGGGGTGGCAACAACCTCCCAGGTAGAAGTGAAGGTGAAGGGGACGTTGCTGCTCTTGGGcttgagaaggccaaggacgCGCTTCTCATGCTCCATGTCAGGTGTGGGAGAAGTGGCGGCAAGGGTGCTGAGGGCAACGGCGAGGAGAGAGAACTTCATATTTGCTTTAGAGTAGAGGTGCGAGTATCAGCGACGAGTAGGAGGTGAGTGGAGTGTGCAGTTGCTATGTGGAGGAAGTGATGAGAGTGATGAGAGTAAGAAATCTGAGGTAACAGCTGCTACTTTATAGAATCCTTGATGGTCAAGACATCTTGGCGGTTCGCCAGAGATTTTATCACAACGTCATCACATCGGTTTTCCAAAGCATCACGAAGCCTTTCTCGGGGATCCTGTACACGGCAACTTACACCAAGGATTCCAGCTAACAAGTCGCCAAGCCTGAATAGTCTGGTGTGCAGGGTACGTCAAGGTAATTAAAACATGTAGGGAGCTATTATTCAGGTATTTGTTTGCCTGCAGATAGAGTATAGACCTGATCATCCCTTACCGGAGTGTCCAAGTGACGCTCGCAATTTGACTTACCAAGAGCTTCCAACATAAGCTAGCACAACCATAGCCACCCTACAAACGATGCCAAGGCTCCTTAGTCAATACAATGCCAAACAAAAACTGTACGTACGT is part of the Fusarium poae strain DAOMC 252244 chromosome 4, whole genome shotgun sequence genome and encodes:
- a CDS encoding hypothetical protein (SECRETED:SignalP(1-18)), with product MKFSLLAVALSTLAATSPTPDMEHEKRVLGLLKPKSSNVPFTFTSTWEVVATPDQVVNADNEFTGGLKGSKGLFKFGINSHEDIICYNITLYGFRGDYQSPANTATHIHEAPKGESGPPRIAFPNPVGDEKSRNAVGCLQGPFRTGVMVDGEDSGVGFTVAEIEKNPAKFFADSHSSLAVPGAFRGQLNTGRVC